One Amorphoplanes digitatis genomic window carries:
- a CDS encoding LLM class flavin-dependent oxidoreductase produces the protein MSTKKRLILNLFEMNCVSHITHGLWRLPGNNRERFNDIEYWTELAVLLDEGGFDAVFLADVVGTYDVFRGSAATAIREGLQIPNNDPASVVPAMAAVTRHLGFGITFSTTYEPPFAWARRASTLDHLTKGRVGWNIVTSYLPNAARNFGHDGEVEHDKRFEIADEYLDVLYKLWEGSWDDDAIVADREGNVFADASRIRPIHHEGQWFKVEGPHLPSPSRQRTPVLFTATASAAGTKFAGKHAEVVFTGGPTEESLRKTIAGIREAAVAAGRRAEDVRFVSIAGVIVAPTESEAKAKLAHYQELASRDGYLAHTSLPWDPTALPPEAKLKDVTDTEGGVGRWRVFDPEQTVGEFLGGFGDLGRQPLLAVGDPEQVADEIERWLDEVGLDGINLLQYHSPDTARDFIEYVVPVLRQRGRLRRDYDEHETLRDRIFGAGDRLPDRHHAARYRGGANLPVSGIADPVLSA, from the coding sequence GTGAGCACGAAGAAGCGCCTCATCCTCAACCTCTTCGAGATGAACTGCGTCAGCCACATCACCCACGGGCTGTGGCGGCTGCCCGGCAACAACCGCGAGCGGTTCAACGACATCGAGTACTGGACCGAGCTGGCCGTGCTGCTCGACGAGGGCGGCTTCGACGCGGTCTTCCTGGCCGACGTCGTCGGCACCTACGACGTGTTCCGCGGCTCGGCGGCCACCGCGATCCGCGAGGGCCTCCAGATACCCAACAACGACCCCGCGTCGGTGGTGCCGGCCATGGCGGCGGTGACCAGACACCTCGGCTTCGGCATCACCTTCTCCACGACCTACGAGCCGCCGTTCGCGTGGGCACGCCGGGCCAGCACCCTCGACCACCTCACCAAGGGCCGGGTGGGCTGGAACATCGTCACGTCGTACCTGCCCAACGCCGCCCGCAACTTCGGGCACGACGGCGAGGTCGAGCACGACAAGCGGTTCGAGATCGCCGACGAGTACCTCGACGTCCTCTACAAGCTCTGGGAAGGCTCGTGGGACGACGACGCGATCGTCGCCGACCGCGAGGGCAACGTCTTCGCCGACGCCTCGCGGATCCGCCCGATCCACCACGAGGGCCAATGGTTCAAGGTGGAGGGGCCGCACCTGCCCTCGCCCAGCCGGCAGCGGACCCCGGTCCTGTTCACGGCGACCGCCAGCGCGGCGGGCACGAAGTTCGCCGGCAAGCACGCCGAGGTCGTCTTCACCGGCGGACCCACCGAGGAGAGCCTGCGCAAGACCATCGCCGGCATCCGGGAGGCGGCCGTCGCGGCCGGCCGGCGGGCCGAGGACGTCCGCTTCGTCAGCATCGCCGGTGTGATCGTGGCGCCGACCGAGTCCGAGGCAAAGGCCAAGCTCGCGCACTACCAGGAGCTGGCCAGCCGGGACGGCTACCTGGCACACACCAGCCTGCCCTGGGACCCGACCGCACTGCCGCCGGAGGCGAAGCTCAAGGACGTCACCGACACCGAGGGCGGGGTCGGCCGCTGGCGGGTCTTCGACCCCGAGCAGACCGTCGGCGAGTTCCTCGGCGGCTTCGGCGACCTGGGCCGCCAGCCGCTGCTCGCCGTCGGCGACCCCGAACAGGTGGCCGACGAGATCGAGCGCTGGCTCGACGAGGTCGGGCTCGACGGGATCAACCTGCTCCAGTACCACTCGCCCGACACCGCCCGCGACTTCATCGAGTACGTCGTGCCCGTCCTGCGGCAGCGAGGCCGCCTGCGCCGCGACTACGACGAGCACGAGACCCTGCGCGACCGCATCTTCGGCGCGGGGGACCGGCTGCCCGACCGGCACCACGCCGCCCGCTACCGCGGCGGGGCGAACCTGCCGGTCAGCGGCATCGCCGACCCCGTACTCAGCGCCTGA
- a CDS encoding ABC transporter permease, with the protein MNQVWRIAVKVAASVAVILAAASVTFFAQLAVPGDRATALMNLQTGQEKLWTAEELAPLNERFGFDDPILVQYLHYLTGLFQGDLGTSYTQKRPVADVIGGQLPPSLILTVAALAVAWLLALGMTLLTVKRGRFLSGLGSAWEALTASLPHYWVGVVLLVVFAVQLRMFPIIGGTSAWGSVLPVLTLAIPLAGFLGQVTRDEFVQVLRQPFVTTARSRGMSDLGVRLRHVLRHAVLPAITLSGWALGALVSGAVITENIFGRPGIGQVLVTAVNTRDLPTVSGIVLVVAAIYVVANLLVDLAYAVVDPRLAGAR; encoded by the coding sequence ATGAACCAGGTGTGGCGGATCGCGGTCAAGGTGGCGGCGTCGGTCGCCGTCATCCTGGCCGCCGCCTCGGTCACCTTCTTCGCCCAGCTGGCGGTGCCGGGCGACCGGGCGACGGCGCTGATGAACCTGCAAACCGGGCAGGAGAAGCTGTGGACGGCCGAGGAGCTGGCGCCGCTGAACGAGAGGTTCGGCTTCGACGACCCGATCCTCGTGCAGTACCTGCACTACCTGACCGGGCTCTTCCAGGGCGACCTCGGCACGTCGTACACGCAGAAGCGGCCGGTGGCCGACGTGATCGGCGGGCAGTTGCCGCCGAGCCTGATCCTGACCGTCGCGGCGCTGGCGGTCGCCTGGCTGCTGGCGCTCGGGATGACCCTGCTGACGGTCAAGCGTGGCCGGTTCCTCTCCGGCCTCGGCAGCGCGTGGGAGGCGCTGACGGCCAGCCTGCCGCACTACTGGGTCGGCGTCGTCCTGCTCGTGGTCTTCGCGGTCCAGCTCCGGATGTTCCCGATCATCGGGGGCACCAGCGCGTGGGGCTCGGTCCTGCCGGTGCTGACGCTCGCGATACCGCTCGCCGGATTCCTCGGCCAGGTGACCCGCGACGAGTTCGTGCAGGTGCTGCGGCAGCCGTTCGTGACGACGGCACGCAGCCGGGGGATGTCCGACCTGGGCGTACGGCTGCGGCACGTGCTGCGGCACGCGGTACTCCCGGCGATCACGCTCTCCGGGTGGGCGCTCGGCGCGCTGGTCTCGGGCGCCGTCATCACCGAGAACATCTTCGGCCGGCCGGGAATCGGGCAGGTGCTGGTCACCGCGGTCAACACCCGCGACCTGCCCACCGTGTCGGGCATCGTGCTGGTGGTCGCGGCCATCTACGTGGTGGCCAACCTGCTGGTCGACCTGGCCTACGCGGTGGTCGACCCGCGGCTGGCGGGTGCGCGATGA
- a CDS encoding ABC transporter substrate-binding protein, with protein MTRLRRRAALAGAALLAGGALAACGDNAGTAGGGTPTTGGTIIYGHVQEPPCIFGGWIQQAYISRQVLDGLVAMADDGGIKPWLATEWKASPDGTKYTFTLKDGVKFTDGTPVDAAAVAWNFDYWENHGGNSTAKVSIDPYYKAAKALDATHVEISLNKPYPPFLPLITQGYFGIQSPTAFKSRTEKENCEKPIGSGGFVVKEWKHGEEVVLTKNPAYASWPATAKHEGPAIVDEVRWKFVADGVSRYASLSTGESHVVYEVPTVNWKDAESKYQTIRYITPGKPVSFYINTKVGPFSDKLVRQAFAYGADRKSAVEAGFHGVIPYEGNPAVSQATPGYDAEVAKAYAYDPAKAGQLLDQAGWTARNAAGVRTKNGAPLTIKLVYGAGFIFTQEGSTVLQVLQEQWKQIGFEVKLIPATQAELWGGKYSDPSTFDATPSYWTSPSSAILWIVWRPSTPDNPNFSNRSFFNNETLSQTIQQANTEAEAAKANALYGQAQKIIQDDAAGIGLYTQNSTYAVARNLKDVWLEKSQGEPVFSDAYFTK; from the coding sequence ATGACCAGATTGAGACGACGCGCGGCCCTGGCCGGCGCCGCCCTGCTCGCCGGCGGCGCGCTGGCCGCGTGCGGCGACAACGCCGGCACGGCCGGCGGCGGCACACCGACCACCGGCGGCACGATCATCTACGGCCACGTGCAGGAGCCGCCGTGCATCTTCGGCGGCTGGATCCAGCAGGCGTACATCTCCCGCCAGGTGCTCGACGGGCTCGTCGCCATGGCCGACGACGGCGGCATCAAGCCGTGGCTGGCCACCGAGTGGAAGGCGTCGCCGGACGGCACGAAGTACACCTTCACCCTCAAGGACGGCGTGAAGTTCACCGACGGTACGCCGGTCGACGCCGCGGCGGTCGCCTGGAACTTCGACTACTGGGAGAACCACGGCGGCAACAGCACCGCGAAGGTGTCAATCGACCCGTACTACAAGGCCGCCAAGGCGCTGGACGCCACCCACGTCGAGATCAGCCTGAACAAGCCGTACCCGCCGTTCCTTCCGCTCATCACGCAGGGCTACTTCGGCATCCAGTCGCCGACGGCGTTCAAGAGCCGTACCGAGAAGGAGAACTGCGAGAAGCCGATCGGCTCGGGCGGCTTCGTGGTCAAGGAATGGAAGCACGGCGAGGAGGTCGTGCTCACCAAGAACCCCGCGTACGCGTCCTGGCCGGCCACCGCCAAGCACGAGGGCCCGGCGATCGTCGACGAGGTGCGCTGGAAGTTCGTGGCCGACGGGGTGTCCCGGTACGCCTCGCTGAGCACCGGCGAGTCGCACGTCGTCTACGAGGTGCCGACGGTGAACTGGAAGGACGCGGAGTCGAAGTACCAGACCATCCGCTACATCACGCCCGGCAAGCCGGTGTCCTTCTACATCAACACCAAGGTCGGGCCGTTCAGCGACAAGCTGGTCCGCCAGGCGTTCGCCTACGGCGCGGACCGGAAGTCGGCGGTCGAGGCGGGCTTCCACGGCGTGATCCCGTACGAGGGGAACCCGGCGGTCAGCCAGGCCACCCCGGGCTATGACGCCGAGGTCGCCAAGGCGTACGCCTACGACCCCGCCAAGGCCGGCCAGCTGCTCGACCAGGCCGGCTGGACGGCGCGCAACGCCGCCGGGGTCCGCACTAAGAACGGCGCGCCGCTGACCATCAAGCTCGTGTACGGCGCCGGGTTCATCTTCACCCAGGAGGGCTCGACGGTCCTTCAGGTGCTCCAGGAGCAGTGGAAGCAGATCGGCTTCGAGGTCAAGCTGATCCCGGCGACGCAGGCCGAGCTCTGGGGCGGCAAGTACTCCGACCCGAGCACCTTCGACGCGACGCCGTCGTACTGGACCAGCCCCAGCTCGGCGATCCTGTGGATCGTCTGGCGCCCGTCCACGCCGGACAACCCGAACTTCAGCAACCGGTCCTTCTTCAACAACGAGACGCTGTCGCAGACCATCCAGCAGGCCAACACCGAGGCGGAGGCCGCGAAGGCGAACGCGCTGTACGGGCAGGCACAGAAGATCATCCAGGACGACGCGGCGGGCATCGGGCTCTACACCCAGAACTCCACGTATGCGGTCGCCCGGAACCTCAAGGACGTCTGGCTCGAGAAGAGCCAGGGTGAGCCGGTCTTTTCCGACGCCTACTTCACCAAGTGA